A window of Danio aesculapii chromosome 16, fDanAes4.1, whole genome shotgun sequence genomic DNA:
GTTAGCTTAGCTGTAGCTGACCGGCTAACTAACTGCTGTTAAACTTAAATTGTAGCTTACACGTTAATTAACTCGttaacttttcttttttcattaaataataattttaccctTCTATCTGTATTTATATCACATTTACTTCATGATACGAAGTGCTGGAATTATTAGATGTAGGCtgaattttattgatgtttttatttcaaatgtggTTTCTTTCTACACAATACACACTATTCTATTTACTCTTAGCGTGTTTACATTTCCCTTAGttcttaaacaatatatttacaatttcttGTTAGCATTTGCTTTCATTACTTTTAATTTCGTGTTCAACTTTACTCGTGTTTAGTTTAACCCTTTGAtgaattattaaaggaatattgtTTACACTGTTATAACTAACGTTATTAAGCCTGCTGCGGTTATcaccattatttttaattattactgttattattttccCATTcacctaataataaatataatttataatatattcaaTTTATTATGGAATAAATTAAGAGACCATTTGTCAATTCTCTGTTTCTCGGAGTGTACTGGATTTATTAGTTATTATGGCTGTAAGTCAAATgctaatgtttgttttgttctacAAATGTCTGAGAGAACATTTCTTACAaatctcaaatacatttttaaaagtattttagagTTTAGagtaatttaaagcatttttttcaagAAAATGACATTTGGTctaaataacaaatatatttatttatttattataattaaaagtcagggttattccaccaaatgttgatttcttaactcttcttaAGTCAAAACATTGGTATTATGTGGTctataaatgaggaaaaatagtATGTTTTGCTATTTCATTCACAATAAAATGCTCTGAgtaacagcatttttatttttaaatagcaaatgtcaTCAGATGTACAgtttgcaaaataaaacaaaaacccaGGGAGCCCAGAGAAACTGAATATGTTCAGGTGGTCTCTTCATTTCTTTATCGCTGTGAAAATTTATGAGTAATACTGTTAGGGCAAAAATTAAGAGCGATTAATCGTATccaggcgtgggtttcctccgggtgcttcggtttcccccacagtccaaagacatgtgctatagataaATTGActtagctaaattggccatggtgtatgtgagtgtgtgcatgagtgtacaagtgttgggttgcggctgaaagggcatctgctgcataaaacatgtgctggataagttgacggttccttccactgtggcgacccctgattaataaagggactaagccaaaaaaaaatgaatgaattaataatcatatctaaaataaaagtttgttttgactttATGTATATGTACTCTGTATATTCATTAAATAGAAATACATGCGAGCATATTtgatgcaaatgtttatatttaaatctgaaatgtatatgatacaaattatctaaatttaaatatttatgttacaattattttgtatagttttgtttcttatatatatatatatatatatatatatatatatatatatatatatatatatatatatatatagtatatgtatgtgtatatatatatatatatatatatatatatatatatatatatatatatatatatatatatatagtaaatgtatatatatatagtatatgtatataagagcctacctgacccgcatggtctttgttttacccataaacaaatcatacatgaataaatataagttgcacacaaattaccacctgtcaatcactttttccgcgggaggttggtcggtaaaaaaggtgcacaaccaacagtatctgaggttttcacaaaaattactaggtacaagcgtgaaagttaaagactgaagcagtgtaccgatgttgtgacacgttacctaaaagattcaaaagaccgaagagccattagatagagacaagatgaattaaatatcacaattaACAACTATAGCGAGAcatgatccagcggtacatccttgataaccTGTAAAGTttcatatagtcagttaaatgtctgttgaaggagcagtattaacatatattaagcagtctactaatagtcaactggaccatcaaaatagtgttaccAAATAACTTACCTTTTTTAATTATACAACAATACTGATATTGATGATGATTATTGTGTAAATGTTACATGGCAGTCCAGTAGAGAATGTTATATAGCAAAATAGGTTATTTAAAGGACTCAATTATTGTTCATATAGTTGATACTAAGAATCTCCATCATCCACAGGTTTTAGcactgaacaaaccactgtccTGCCATGTCGAGCGGATATAAGCCAGAAATCCTGTGGTCTCCTCATCACGCAGACCGCTATGTGATCTGCGACACTGAGCTCAGTCTGTACCAGATCGGACCTGCTGGAAGCTCCGAAACCAAAGCTGGAGCTCTTCAGTTATCCGAGGAGACGGCAGCCACGCTGCTGGCCATCAACTCCGACACCCCCTTTATGAAATGCGTGGCCTGGTATCCCAAACATGAGCCAGAGTGTTTGTTAGCTGTGGGACAAGCCAATGGCCGAGTCGTGTTAACCAGTTTGGGACAGAGCCACAACTCCAAAAGTAAGGACCTCGCGGGTAAAGAGTTTGTCCCTAAACACGCTCGGCAGTGCAACACTCTCGCGTGGAACCCGGTGGACAGTAACTGGCTGGCGGCCGGTTTGGACAAACATCGAGCGGATTTTTCTGTTCTCATATGGGACATCAGCAGTAAGTTTTCTCCTGAAGCCGTTCCCGCTGAGAAGGTTCGTCTTTCTGGAGACGCAGACTCTGGTTTGGTGGTGACCAAACCTCTGTATGAGCTGGGTCAAAACGATGCCTGCCTTTCTCTCTGCTGGCTCCCTCGTGACCACAAAAAATTGCTTCTTGCAGGCATGCATCGAAATCTTGCCATCTTCGATCTGCGTAACACCAGCCAGAAGACGTTTGTGAACACCAAAGCAATCCAGGGCGTAACTGTAGACCCTCATTTTCAGGATCGTGTGGCGTCTTATTTTGAAGGTCAGGTTGCTATTTGGGATTTGCGCAAATTCGAAAAACCAGTTTTTACTTTAACCGAACAGCCTAAACCTTTGACTAAAGTTGCATGGTGTCCCACTCGGATGGGTTTACTAGCGACGCTAACACGGGACAGCAATATCATCCGGCTGTATGACATGCAGCACACTCCGATGCCTTTCGGGGATGAAGTGGAGCCCACCATCATGGAGCGTGGGGTGCAGCCCTGCAGCGAGAGCATCATCAGCAGCTTCGCCTGGCACCCGTCGGCACAGAACCGCATGGTGGTGGTGTCGCCCAGCCGCGTGATGAATGACTTCACATTGTTCGAGCGCATATCTCTGGCCTGGAGCTCCACTACATCTCTGATGTGGGCTTGCGGACGGCACCTGTATGAGTGTGCGGAGGACAGCGGACAGGCCGCGGAGGCTGAGAAGGACATCGCCACTAAGATGAGGGAGCGAGCACAGTCTCGATATGGCCACGATACTGTCCAGGTATGGAGGAACCACGTGCTGGCTGGAGGAGACGACCCGCAGCTGAGGTCTCTCTGGTACACACTCCATTATATCCTTCACTGCTTTGACTTTTTAAAGCATATTGTCAAAAAggtcatgactaggcccacacggaatttcctcagatttttagcccatcattgagtctgtttatttactcgtgcaaatgtgtgtaaatttatatttattcagtttttaaataaatttcactaatattatttagatataataatagtaatattaaaatgttcacatgatttatttacaatacagtttgtaaagtagtgTTTTCTGTCTTTTTAGTAGGTGTATTTTATGACAGACTAGCTttctttaccaaataagtggatcaaattggatttgcgttgtaaacattaagtaaaagataaagatgtattattttttatttcatagattATGTTTTCAGTTATGAtgctcctaaaatcattccgcataaatctgcaaactttttacaaaattctcagcagaaatagcaaaaaatgtctgcagtttctgtctggccctagtcgtGACCCGTTGAGAAAACTAAGTCTTTGCACATGTAGTTTAAAGACCAGATtccctctttttttatttgagttcttttttaaatgtttcccaagtgctgtttaatggagatttttattaacataatagttttaaaatataataactaataaccAGGGTCCCCACGCTTcttaaaagtacttgaatttcagacagaTGGATTGAAAGGCCGGGCAAGTAcctaaaaacaaacacaagttcttgaaagtacttgaaatcaaaatttgaaattaaattaatttatggtGGCATTTTAACAATTGCaccattgaaaaaaattaaatcttcGCACATGCTGTTTAAAATTTCctctatttgttttaatttctattcatttaaattttttttttcaacatatttttaatgtaatagttttaatatctaatttttAATAACCAGAGCTCCCACACATCTTggaagtacttgaatttcagacatatggattgtTTTTaggtactttccaggccttgaatcaaACACAGGTTCTTGAAAGGGtttgaaattgaaataaaaaaagagctaATTTTATGGTGtcatttcaacaattgtactgtgCTGACTGAAAGAACAGACTGAAAAAACAAtgagaaataattaattaaacttaaatcTTGCATAAGAACTGAcgaataatgcacattttatcaatattttagaaataacatttgaatatttaaaaatgtgaaaatttcatatataaattttattaaagttctttgaacttttttttgaaaattacacatttaaaacatcattatcatcatcacactgagattttaatgtaaatatcaaGTGTAAGTAAATTAAGTACAGTAAGGGCTTTCATGGTGCTGCATATGCTGGCGGAGTGAATTACAAAGATGCTTGATTTGAAagtaatggtgctttaaaaagtccttgaaagcCCTTAAATCTGCAGTTtatgaaagagtgggaaccccttataactcatttattttgtctgtcacatgaaaatattttacaatttttttttgatagataCTAGTAAACAgttgtttaaaggcttaactagtttagttaggttaactaggcaagtcattgaacaacagtggtttgttctgaagtgaatcgaaaaacaaacaaatgtcctATGGGGCAATAAATATTTGCTGTGTTTAAATTTGGAAtagtgtttatattattttttcccccagaaATAAGAGTTTTGCCAGAAGAGAAATTTAATGCTAAATACTATAAACTCCTAGCTCTGTTAATCACTtggaaaataattataataatattagaattaatacaattaaaatagaTTTCTagcatttttatattatacattttgtaaaatatttaaaaaagcaaatatgACTTTACTTAATTATGCACTATTTTGCGAACATTTCTTGCACAAAAAAACGAAACTTTCAAAGtcaggttatttttttatttatttatttttgacagtttgTGGTCATAGATTTTTTACAGAGGGGATATGAGGTTctgaatatttttattagtttcattttttttactaataaataaaaaaactagtgATCAGTTTATAGTCAAACTCTCACTGTACAATTCAGATGTCTCCGAAGGCCATCTATGGGCTATTTGTTGTGAATTAAACAGCAAGCAAACAGTCTCAAAATAAGCGATCAGTGCAAACATTAAGAAATCAATATGTTTCTTTTATGTTCATAGCTATGAGTTTGTTAATCcttcaaatgtttgtttaatttcttcTAATTTTTCTCCATATGATCTTGTTTTTTCGACTGTATTATTTTTCCTATGTAAGTTTTTACTCATGAAACAGTACACTGAGAATGTGGAACAGAAGCAGCAGAGCAATAAACAGTCCCTCATCTACTCCGGCATCAAAAACATTGTCAAGTCCAGCTCTGGTGAGTGTGTTGTTTGTTTAGATGAACAAAACGTCTGAAGTATTTCTCGTAGACATTATAAATGCCTCAATCGGCCTGTCATCGGAGGCCTTGTCACCTTTCTCATTtactcttaaagggaaagttcacccaaaaatagaaattctccaatcatttactcacatttggtTTTTCAaactgagtttcttctgttagatgcaaaagaagacattttgaagaatgttggaaacctgtaaccactgacttccatagcattagtttttcctactatggaagtcaattggtacAGGTTTCTCACATTATTCAAAATGTCTTTAGAAGTAACAAAATTAGTTTCAGTACAAACGAGGTTTGATTTTTCAGTTGAAAACTAGTTTCCTTTGACATACAATAATTAAACAGTGAAGAGAGAATAGTAACCGctcattgtatatatatatatatttaaaaaaaacacttcaccGATTGTGTATAGAATATTCAGTACTGTGCAAAAATCTTACGCTACTAGTATTTTCTTAAGTGTTAATGTGTTGGTTATTTCTATATTGTTCTGTAGCATGTCagttttaaatatcactttacatttccaaacattatttttatcattaattgtaattttaaagtgAGATTATTGCCTGCACAAGGActctgacaacagccagtgctgCACACATCATACAGTCTGTCTGGAATGACAAGTGACAAACTAATTCCAGAACGTTGGCAACATCTTTaagatgcttaaaaaaaaacacctgcaaagcTACAAAGTTTTAGGCTCTTGTGTAAAAATGAGGATGCTTTCAAAAATAATCCATATATACATTAacttatattatacattattatatatatatatatatatatatatatatatatatatatatatatatatatatatatatatatatatatatatatatatatatatataaacaaacaaacgtttGGCATGATCACACTATGTGATCATACTTAAAAACCATGGGAGGTAGGGCTTTTTCTTATTGTGCGCCTAAATTATGGAATGCATTACCCACGATTATCAGGAACGTC
This region includes:
- the mios gene encoding GATOR complex protein MIOS encodes the protein MSSGYKPEILWSPHHADRYVICDTELSLYQIGPAGSSETKAGALQLSEETAATLLAINSDTPFMKCVAWYPKHEPECLLAVGQANGRVVLTSLGQSHNSKSKDLAGKEFVPKHARQCNTLAWNPVDSNWLAAGLDKHRADFSVLIWDISSKFSPEAVPAEKVRLSGDADSGLVVTKPLYELGQNDACLSLCWLPRDHKKLLLAGMHRNLAIFDLRNTSQKTFVNTKAIQGVTVDPHFQDRVASYFEGQVAIWDLRKFEKPVFTLTEQPKPLTKVAWCPTRMGLLATLTRDSNIIRLYDMQHTPMPFGDEVEPTIMERGVQPCSESIISSFAWHPSAQNRMVVVSPSRVMNDFTLFERISLAWSSTTSLMWACGRHLYECAEDSGQAAEAEKDIATKMRERAQSRYGHDTVQVWRNHVLAGGDDPQLRSLWYTLHFMKQYTENVEQKQQSNKQSLIYSGIKNIVKSSSGTTETRRCWSGSDRQTDVPRFHSEERSLALQLCGWISQGPDTDVEPFLKSLEQEGEWERAAAVALFNLDIRRAIQILNKGASSEKGDLNLNVVAMALSGYTDEKNSLWREMCSSLRLQLKKPYLCIMFAFLTSEPGAYDGVLYESRVAVRDRVAFACMFLNDAQLPRYIDKLTNEMKEAGNLEGILLTGLTKDGVDLMESYVDRTGDVQTASFCMLKGSPGEVLKDPRVQCWIENYRNLLDAWRFWHKRAEFDIHRSKLDPSSKPLAQVFVSCNFCGKSISYSCSAMPHQGRGFSQYGVSGSPTKSKVTSCPGCRKPLPRCALCLMNMGTPVSSCPGTGKADEKADLTRDKKLAQFNNWFTWCHNCRHGGHAGHMLSWFRDHSECPVSACTCKCMQLDTTGNLVPSDSV